One Sus scrofa isolate TJ Tabasco breed Duroc chromosome 10, Sscrofa11.1, whole genome shotgun sequence genomic window carries:
- the HACD1 gene encoding very-long-chain (3R)-3-hydroxyacyl-CoA dehydratase 1: MGRLTEAAAAGGGASEARSAGPPPTPLPLSSTSPGCAATMASSEEDGANGGSSEAGEEREAAGKRRRLGLLATTWLTFYNIAMTAGWLVLAIAMVRFYMEKGTHVGLYKSIQKTLKFFQTFALLEIVHCLIGIVPTSVLVVGVQVSSRIFMVWLVTHSIKPIQNEESVVLFLVAWTVTEITRYSFYTFSLLDHLPYFIKWARYNFFIILYPVGVAGELLTIYAALPYVKKTGMFSIRLPNKYNVSFDYYYFLLITMVSYIPLFPQLYFHMLRQRRKVLHGEVIVEKDD; this comes from the exons ATGGGGCGCCTGACAGAGGCGGCGGCAGCGGGCGGCGGCGCTTCAGAGGCGCGCTCGGCCGggccccctcccactcccctgcccctgTCGTCCACCTCCCCCGGGTGCGCGGCCACCATGGCGTCCAGCGAGGAGGACGGCGCCAACGGCGGCTCCTCCGAGGCCGGCGAGGAGAGGGAGGCCGCGGGCAAGAGGAGGCGCCTGGGCTTGTTGGCCACCACCTGGCTCACCTTCTACAACATCGCTATGACCGCGGG gtGGTTGGTACTAGCTATTGCCATGGTACGTTTCTATATGGAAAAAGGAACACACGTAGGTTTATATAAAAGCATTCAGAAGACACTTAAATTTTTCCAGACGTTTGCCTTGCTTGAG ATAGTCCACTGTCTTATTG gaATTGTACCTACTTCTGTGCTTGTGGTTGGGGTCCAAGTGAGTTCAAGGATCTTTATGGTGTGGCTCGTTACTCACAGTATAAAACCA ATCCAGAATGAGGAGAGTGTGGTGCTCTTTCTGGTCGCGTGGACGGTGACAGAGATCACTCGCTATTCCTTCTACACATTCAGTCTTCTCGACCACTTGCCGTACTTCATTAAATGGGCCAG atataatttttttatcatcTTATATCCTGTTGGAGTTGCTGGTGAACTTCTAACGATATACGCTGCCTTACCATATGTGAAGAAAACGGGAATGTTCTCAATAAGACTTCCTAATAAATACAATGTCTCTTTTGACTACTATTACTTTCTTCTGATAACCATGGTCTCCTATATACCAT TGTTTCCACAACTCTACTTCCATATGTTACGTCAGAGGAGAAAGGTGCTTCACGGAGAAGTGATTGTTGAAAAGGATGATTAA